The Theobroma cacao cultivar B97-61/B2 chromosome 1, Criollo_cocoa_genome_V2, whole genome shotgun sequence genome contains the following window.
TCTTGAAACGTTATTATGCTTGAAGGTTAAATGCTCCTTAGCAAGAGCATAAAATgagtcaaaaaaaaaactactaaGTTGAAAATCCTTAACAGGACGACTTAGGCAAAAGttaaggcaaaaaaaaaaatatgaactaCGTTATGACTTGATCCTTCTTCGTATTAGGAGGTACGTAGGTAGCTTGGTCCCATTGCCAAGTTCAGtctcaccaaaaaaaaaaacaacaatctCTTGCATCAAGCATGGCTCAATTCTTTATGATGATGAAGCTACCAAGATAGAACATCAAAGAATAAATCGAACGTACTACTGAAGGATGGTTCAAGGCCAATAAATTTACGAACTTGTCCAAAGTATTCTTCAACTATGTTCTTCAACGGGGTTGAATCAACAATTTTGCTATAGGAAGAAACAACCTCTTCTTCATATATTCATTCTTGGAGACAATGAGAAATCTTTGTAATCCTTGAAGTATACCATGGTGATTATAAATTGTGTGCTATTTTAAAAAGTACCTCCCAAGGATCAACAAGTGTTATTATAAAGAACACCCTCCAAAGATAATAAATTGTGTGCTAGTATAAAGAGCACCTCCCAAGGATCAACAAGAGCACCCTCCAAGGATAATAAATTATGTGCTAGTATAAAGAGCACCTTCCAAGGATCAACAAGTGCTATTATAAATAGCACCTTCCAAGGATAATAAATTATGTGCTAGTATAAAGAGCACCTCCCAAAGATCAACAAGTGTTATTATAAAGAGCACCCTTCAAGGATAATAAATTATGTGCTAGTATAAAGAACACCTCCCAAGGATCAACAGGTGCTATGATAAAGAGCACCCTCCGAAGATAATAAATTGTGTTCCATTATGAAGAGCACCCCCCACAGATCAATAAGTGCTATTATAAAGAGCACCCTCCGAGGATAATAAATTATGTATTATTATAAAGAACACTACTTTAAATTGCTGCCAATTTCTCCGCTTCAATTTGAACTTGCTTTGATTATAGGCTGATAAATTTGAGATTTAACTGTTAAAAGAATATCAAATTATTAGTCTAAAACaacaatttacaaaaaaagaaaaaaaagttgaagcaaaaagaaaaaatcgcGGCAATGTGGATCTTTAGCACGGCAATTTGTGGTTGTGATGATATGCATGATTTCTTAGCTTGATTATAAGCTTTCAAGGCCACAAGATACAATGGGGATTTGCATGGCTTTTGTAACGTGGCAAGAGACAATGGAAGttgatttaattcaaaatttgtaaTGTAAATTGATGGCTTAACGTGGCAAGCTAAAGCATGGTGATATCCATGGCTTTCTTGATAAGCTTGTAACGTGGCAAAtgcttgcatgattttcttgCATGCCAAGTTAGCATAATTTTGGGCATGGCCATTATAACATGGCAATGGTGATTTTTTTTAGCATAATAATTTGCAATTGCTTGGCAATTTGCATGGCTTTGTAACGTGGCATAAAATCTTGGAATGCAGCAGGAATTGAATAAACAAGGTGACAAGATAGTCAgctatcaaaataataataataataataaaagatagCCGAATTACCTTGAGATATATGCGGCGTGCCTTGAAGATTTTTGCTAGCTTACGGAATACTTGTAATTCCAATATCTTGATGTGTAGAAAATTAACAAGGGAATTCCCTTTTTATAGAGTAAAAAGACAAAGTCCTAGTTGATTAAGGAATGTAATCCTAATTGCAATATACTTCTTTAAGTAGTTTTATTGCAATATacttctttcaaaattataGCCTTATTGCAATATACTTCTTCAAATAGTTTTATTGCAATATACATCTTCCAAGATTATAATTCTCTTACCTATGAGTAAGcataattcaattaatttggaTTGCAAGTATACCAAGACACATTAGGATTTCGAGAAATcctagaaatttaaaatttcaagacTTGTCCACTTGTCACATTCAAAATCATGTGTGAACAAGTCTTGAGGGGCCATttgtagaaagagaaaaaaaaattattatcaaccAATTGCATGTCGCCACGTGGATTTAATAACcatgtaattaattataaaataattaatttattggttAGACATATGGTTAAATCAATCCACCTATTGGtagataatatttattttttggacCAATCAAAAAATTAGTTATTGGTCAtccaatttatctctaaataaatcaagataatttagagataatattcatatttttgaccAATCAAAAATTAGTTGTTGGTCAtccaatttatctctaaataaatcaagataatttagagataatattcatatttttgaccaatcaaaatttaattattggtcatttaatttatctctaataattatattaatttagagataaaagTCAAATTAGATTATgtaatttatctctaaataaattgagataatttagagataatacCTAACTTCAGCCGATCAAAAATCAAGAACTTAAGGTCCGGCCAATCAAAAGACTTTTAATGAGTCATcataatttatctctaaataaattaaaataatttagagataattcaAAGAGATTATATTCTCATCAAAGTCTCCCACCAAACATTATAAATAAGGGGCTCCTCCTagccattttcattcattcaaaGGCATTTGAAAATTCAGAGGCATTCGAAGATTCGGACACATTCGAAGATTCGGAACATTTAAAGATTGAGAGCATTTCAGAGATCAAGAAGAATAGAAGATTTCTGAAGTAAAGATCAAGATAATTAAGCgaagttcgtgatcaagattAAGTCGTGAAGACCCTTGAAGCGAAGTTCAAGTGTTCGTGATCAAAACTAAGTCGTAAAGACCCTTGATGCAAAGATCAAGCaagttcgtgatcaagacTAAGTCGTGAAGACCCTTGAAGTGAAGATCAAGTGTTCATGATCAAGACTAAGTCGTGAAGACCCTTGACATAAAGATCAAGCACGTTTGTGATCAAGACTAAGTCGTGAAGACCCTTGACGCGAAGATCAAGACTAAGTCGTGAAGACCTTTGACGTAAAGATCAAGCACGTTCGTGATCAAGACTAAGTCCAAGTTTGTGACTCTTGAAgacaaattgaagaaattaatcAGAGAAATTTTTAGAGATCATCACTCACTTCatcaaatatttgtatttgtcTCATAATTTTCAAGTCAAGAAATTTCAACGAGAAATTTGTGTGTACAGGGATGTCAACAGGTACCCTAATATAGGGTACTCCATAAAAGGGTTCGGGTAGTGATTTCACTACTTGAATAGGATTCAGGTAGGGTTCGGGTACCACCCCTTGAATACCCGTTACTCGAATTcgattaatatttataaatattttattattattttaataattaaattaaaaatttagaatttctatCAACTTTacaagcaatttttttttgttaaaaactaacaaatatatgaaaagtatggttactctaattattaatatgatgacattaatatatttaaattaaaaattattagattgttaattatgtttaaataatttgaatattatatcatattataaaagaatataattactattatatatgtacttttaatatacatatacttactttttattttgtaatgttattaattataacattatggtatatattataatattatgaCTTATAAAATTANttttaatttcataaaattaagaacaaatccttgtaattaattaaattaattcatgaaagtattattattaattaacttgtaatgtcttttaatatatatactttatatattgtgttaatctataaggaatataattactattttatttattaaaatattttttatgtatgcgtttgtgtatatatatatattgtatttaaataaatatattattttttattttgtattaacattgcaaaaattataactcataaaattattaattacagtatatatacatttatttatataaacttataacatataaatctaAAGAGAAGTTATAAGATTAGAAAATTTAATTGGGTACCCatgaagaagattttaataatttttttatttaatcgagTATTTAAACGGGTTAGAGTAATTATAGGGTAATACGAATGTATTAGGATTaaggtaataatttttaaattattcagaTAATTAATagaattaagataattaatttttaatagagTTAGGATTCGGATACTTcgaaattataaaatactcGACCCGTTAACATCACTATGCCGAATGAGAAATGTTTATTTGGGTTACTCGCATGATGAAACCCGAACCGAATTCATCACCCGTAAAAGCAAAAGATGACGGGGCCAAGGAGCAACGAATTGAGTGCGAGCATCTACACAGGAGACGACCCTAGGAACTAATTGTTTGGGTGATCCACGTTTCTATCCAACGGTGGAAATCCATCATTTCATATTGAGGCTTGTATTCCTTTCTGCATCGGATCAGAGAATCATCGCCTCTCAAATTATCTTTGGATGCCTCTCAGAAACTCTTGATTCTAGTAAGTTTTTCCCTCTCTCACATTTTCACGCTTCGATCatctttattatatttgtcATCATCGCCATCATAACTACTATTAAACAACATCTGAATTCCCTCCAACGATTTACTCAAGTTACTCCAAAACAcccttctcttcttttttcttgtttgagaGAGACGGAAAGATTTTTATGTATAGGTCGACAAAGCTTATGCATGGTATGTCTTTGGcttaagaattttaaggtttttgttGGCTGGCACTAGTAGTGAAAGCAAATTGCAATTTTGGAGTATTTAAGCTAGGAAAATTTCAAGGAATGGcttttttaggaaaaaaaagttGTAAATATTGGTGTGGATTTGGATGATCTATACAAAGAAGTTAGTTAGGTGATTCTGCCTAAATAAAGATAGTATTTGTTTATGGACTATGTGTAAATCTTGGGGTACGTTTATCCTCaaattgttattttgttgCTGGATGGTGGAAGTAGATGCtctagaaaataaaaatgttttatataaaattctgGAGATACTAATATGAAATGAAGATTGACTAACTGATTCTATGGAAGTTATTTACCAATTGTTGCTGCATTTGTTGTCTTCAGGTCTTGTTTTTATGAATATACCATTTTTGGTTAGGGTATTGTTTCAATTTCATTATTCATGTCCGTATCTGTGCAACATTTGCTATTTGGTGTAATCAGTTACCTCAGTCAATCATTTATTATCACTTTACAATTCATATTGCCAACTCTTGGTTGAACAACTGTCTTGAGTAATGGCATTTCGATTAATGTTATCTTGTCATCAAGTTTCCATCGgtgtatatttttaatttttttaaggcATGCTGTGATGCTTTCATCTAAGTTCATTAGttcattttgtttctttagcCTTGCTCCATAACAAAAATATAGAATCATGtgcttttctatttttctatcATTTAATTGTAGCAAGTTTTATCTTTTGTATTGTTGGTGTAATTTATAcctttcagcacatttacttgaTTTTAGAACTTTCTTGTTGACAGTCCTTTTTCCATCTTTGGATTTTAATCCTTTTCTACTAGTGGTCAATTGAATTTAGTGTGCTTAACTAGAAGTGTATATGACTATATTGGAAAAGTTTGGAAAACTATTTCTCACATGAATCATATATGATAGCAAGCAGGGcattataaaatttatgatttgcaTAGCATAAAAGGCatagtactttttttttaaactataTGAACTTGTCATTTTGGTTGACATAAAATGAGGTCACAAATATGACATCAGAAGGTTTTATTCAATTGCTTTTTGGCCACAGTGGATTTAGATAAGGAAGTTGGGACAGTCGACAGCTCTGAAGAAAAAACAGCCGAACCAGAAGGAAGAGAAATCTTAGAGCCGTATGTGGGTATGGAATTTGAATCTGAAGATGATGCTAGGAAATTCTACGTAGAGTATGCCAGACAGGTTGGATTTGTGGTGCGCATTATGCAGCGCCGTCGTTCAGGAATTGATGGAAGAACTCTTGCTCGCCGTCTAGGATGTAACAAACAGGGCTTCTCTCCTAATCATAAGGGCACATTTGGACCAGACAAGAAGCCACGCCCCAGCGCACGAGAAGGTTGCAAAGCTACTATCTTGGTAAAGATGGAAAAGACTGGAAAATGGGTTGTTACGAGATTTGTAAAGGAGCATAATCATCCTCTTATTGCGACAGCCAATGGATTCAGTACTACGGTGAGTTTTTATCaacttttatataataaaagtgAAGTTCAAAATTGTTatataaagaaagaataaagttTAAATGTTCTAACTTTGTTGATTGACTCTTATATAAACTAACCTTGAGATCATTGagtttcttcctttatttttattgtttttactttatttacaTATTAAGCAGAATACTTTTATTTCTAGATATCATGTTTTTGGTTTAATTCCTAATTTTTTACATGGCCGATATCAGTTTTggtttttaatattatatgtaGGGTGAGTTTTCttagataatttaaaattatagaatATGCTGCTGGGAGGGTGAAAATTTCTTTCACAAGGATTAATGACCATGATGGAAATTATGGTCACCActttacttaaaaaattaaactcagTTCTTGcttgaaaatcattttctaAGATATGAAGTATTTGTGTTCTGTACCCATTGAGTAAAGCTGGGGATGGATGCCTTCTTTTTATGGTGCCAACTTTTGCCATTGCAACTTGTGCTTTTGTTCCTTTAAATTGTTCCTCATTGAAAATGTCCTTGTGCTTGGAAGCTTTCTAATTTTATAAACGTGTATAACATGAAAAGGGTTAATTACATTTGGTATCCAACCTAGAATGAAATTGTTGAtttgatatatgaagaaaaaagaattgcaATTTAATACTCCAACTTTCATTCTATCAAGCTAGTTGCGCCCTTGCTAACTCAGTTAGTGAAGTGTCCAAAAATATCCAATCAGAATgtgtcatttttgtttcttttttattttaaatttttttaaattaattttttaattttgaattaaaaaaattttaaattttaaaagataagcaaaagagagagaaagcacGGAGAGAGGGAAGGGAAGAGTGAGTGAGAAGGGAAAGGGGGAAAGGGGGAAAGTGGGAGGGGAGGGTGCTGCCATCGCAAGCCAGATCGTTGTTGATCTGCCTAGACTGGCACCAGTCAGCCCCTCCCCTTGTCTCTCTTCCCTACGCTTTTCTTTCTCCTCGattccctctttctctctttttaacttttttttttaattttctttggtaaattttttttattttgttttctaaattctttatttttttaattcctaaaataattttttttaagaaaaacgAAAAATAACATTACTTTTTTTAGACACTTTGTGTGTGCTTATCGGCTATATTTAGCTACGTCACACATTTGACTAATGGAGTTGATCAATGTGCAAACTGATGGATGAAAGTATAGTTCTAGTCCCAAACTGTAACTTTTTTTTAGGTAACAAATCAATAGTTTCACTATAATTCAAGTAccaaatttataattaacccaaatgaaaataaatgctACTTTGTGTTGGACTATAATAGTTGATGTCCTGCAATACTCTGCTTCATGTTGAGTTAGCTTCAGAAGAGTTTGTGCATGCTGAGTGTGACTACAACAAACACACACTGCATTGTCATAACTAGTATTAGCTTCCTTCTGGTACTTATTGAGGTTCTCATATCTGATGATGAAGGATGACCGTTTGCTGGTGAAAGTTTGTTTTCTGTGCTTGTCTTATAAGCCACAACTAATTAATTGCATAATGATTGTTAAATATCTATATACTTGTAAAATATCTATATACTTGTATAATGACcattcaataaattgtgtcttTTCTGTTTTAATCCACTGTGGCTGCAGCAAATAAGTGGTTTGTTCATGTTTTTAGGGTGATAAGGacaagaaaattgaagaactCTCTATGGAGTTAGCGCATCAAGAGCAATTATGTTCAGCTTATCGAGAAAAGTTGTTCACTTTTATGAATAACGTAGAGGAGCAAACAGAAGAACTATcttcaaaaattcaagttaTTGTTGACAATGTTAGGAAGCTTGAATCTGAAACGCAGAGATTCTCCCACCGAAGATAGCCTTGGCATTATACTTGACTACTTATCTGTGGTGAGACTTGTATATTTGGTTTCTTGGAAGCTTTTAATCATGTACAGAATTCTTTAGGATCATTTTGTTCTAGTTAAGATGCTTAACATTTAACATTGTGGAATGAACTTTAAAGCATCTTGTtagatgaaatgaaagcttcaTGATTCTCTGTCCCATATTGTGGgttgatttggaaacaaaaGTCTGAAAATGGTTATACTCTTGGAAGGAGAAAACCTTTTTGCCCCTATTAGGAGCACCCTCTTGGAAGCTGCAGCTAGAAACCAGAGACCTGCTGCCAAACAGCTGAAATGGTCATTATTGGTGGACAGGACTATGGTCAGCTGAGTAATGCAAGGACAATGGAATCCAAGTTGACAGTAAAATTGCTTTTATCGACAGTCAAAATTTACAAGTTTCATCCTAGTCTTGGAGATTTGTTAGCCTCTCTGAGATTGCTCTTTGTAAAGTAAACCAACCTTGATGTGATTCTGTGGCTTTTTTGAGATCACTCTTCGAATAAGAAAGCCTTCATAGCATGTTAGTCTTGTTCTTCACCACCTCTCCCCTCACCATTGCTTTTGACAAGCTAGAGCAAAACTTTATTTGGCTCGCTCTCATAGAAAAGCAGAGGTTTTAACTGTCCCTAGCTCCAAATTTACtgtaagaataaaaagataaaaaataataaaggagCCATCACTTCCCAATTTCCATTATCCTAAAACATATTAGAAATATTGGCGttcttaaataaataaaacaacatATCATCCTAATATCTAAATTAATGAGACAAAATCCAACCACATTAAGCACAATCCCCAacataaaagtaaaagtaGTTACTGATCACTGGATTAAACCTCGGAACGCTGTCCCCTCTTCTTTGCTTTCATAGTCAGTGTCCAAACATAAACCATACGTGCCTTCTAAATCAGAGATAAAACGGTGCCGTTTAAAGTATACTCTTTTAAAATGTGGGGCCCACCAGGGGCACGAGAAAATAAGAAGATGTGATCAGATACGGCTACCCTCCATCAAGTTCCACCGTAGGCCTCACCTGAACCGTAGCAATTTTTTCAATCCTAgggtttcttttttcttcccaGTAAGTAACTAATCATCTTTTAaccttttgttttctcttttctttttcttatttttaattattagtttctGTTTTCTGTTTGGTTCCCTGGAAACCCGAagaacaaatatttaaaaatttagcaGCGCCACATTGATTCGTTTTATGCAACTTGTCACTCCATTTACTTCAAGTAAGACGCTAGTTCTTTGCTTGATCCATaacttttctttccctttattttctattcagttgttttatttatgtatttgtGCTGTGTCTCTGTACTGAGGATAGTGTGACCTTTTGGATTGATTTATGATTGGTTTGTAATATTTCATTTCTgagtgtttctttttttttttttaggaaagTCAATGTTTTTCTGTAGATTTATTTGGATGGTAGTTCctgtaatttttgtttttcagttGCTCTGAATTGTGCTTAGTTCCAAATGAAGTAAAATGCagtaaacttttttttttttttatactaaaGGGTTAAACTTCAAAGAATGGGAAAACTTTTTTTCTGCCCACCATGTTTATGAAGGTGGAATCTAATGTACTTGGGATGCTGATAGGTAAGACTGATGCCTGATCATTTAACGGTTTGATGCCAAAAGAAATTGATGATTTTCAGGACAATAAATGTTAGACAAAGTGGAGATCATTGGTGGACTTGCTTATGTTCAAATTCCAGCTAATTCTTCGCTTTTGTAAAGTAGGTAATGAGCttaaataaatgaatttgCACTGTGCATAAAAAATGCTTTACATATTTCCCTTTTTAACAGATCCTTCGCATATTATCCAGAGCTCTTTATGGTAGGTGTCAAGACTTGAGAGAACTGCATTTGGTAAATAGATTTATAGATATTTCTCTGCTCTGTGGAATAAGAATTCGAATCTCAACTTTGAGTTTGGCTAGTTGATTAATCCAAACATAGGTTGTTGGGATGTAAAAATGGCACAAAATTTGATCTTTTAGATTGCATTATAGGGCATTTTGTCAAGTTGGTCCCTGCACTTTTATCAGTAAGGGTAAGTGAAGTTAAATTTCTACATGACCATGTCTTTCAGCGTTGTTCTGGAGAGGATTTAAGACTCCTGGTAGTCCTTACTATTTTATCTATTCAGTCATCATCTGGTAAGAGATTGAAATCGGGGTTCATGATTCCACTTTTGTAATTGTTTATCGGAGTTTGGTTATAGTCATTTAACTTTTCATAATTCTTCTACTTGTGCTTCTTATTCCTCATTTATCTTTCTGctctcttttcaacttcagtTAAGtaagagaaatttgaaaatgaaggTGTTTGGTTTTGCTTGCCTCCAGCTATAAATGAACAATTTGGTAAAGAAAGTGCATCATGGAGAGCTCATCTAGTCAAGGGATAGATTCAGATGAAAGTGTGAGGTGTTTGCAAGTTGAAAACTTTGATGAGCAGGAATTGGTTGATCATGACCTTTCAGACAACATTGAGTTATGCATGGGAGAAGTTGACAAGATTATAGAAGAGTCTACTGAGAGTTTACCGTTGTTAAGCAATGCTGTGGAACCGTATATTGGCATGGAGTTCAAGTCAAGAGATGCTGCAAGGGAATTTTATGTTGTTTATGGCAGACGCACTGGTTTTACAGTGCGAATCCATCATAATCGACGATCACGAATAAACAATATGGTAATTGGTCAGGATTTTGTTTGTTCAAAAGAAGGTTTTCGTGAAAAGAAATATATGTACAGAAAAGACAGGGTTCTTCCTCCCCCACCTATCACTCGAGAAGGCTGCCCTGCAATGCTGAGGTTGGCTTTAAGGGATGGGGTAAAATGGGTTGTTACCAAATTTGTAAAGGAGCATAATCACTCATTAATGTCACCCGGAAAGGTACCATGGCGAGGGTCTGCCAAAAATTTGATCAGTGAGGTACATTACTGTTCTCTTATAATTGTAAATATCAAGGTGCATATGAGATTAGCCTACTAGTTCATGCTATCAAATTCTATATACTAAACCACATATGAGATGACAGAAGTTATGGATCAAGATTGGTGAGCCATTACTCTTTCAGCTTTTGTACATATTCAAGTATAGAGACAAGTAAATGCTCCCTAGGCTCATATACATTTATGTTTCctaatatttttcttctacaataattttgttttttataggATGAGAAGGATCAGAGAATACGAGAACTAACCCAAGAGCTGaacaatgaaaaacaaaaatgtaaaaggCGGTGTGCAGCTTACCAGGAACAATTACGCATGATATTGAAATTTGTTGAGGA
Protein-coding sequences here:
- the LOC18612617 gene encoding protein FAR1-RELATED SEQUENCE 5 isoform X2; its protein translation is MDLDKEVGTVDSSEEKTAEPEGREILEPYVGMEFESEDDARKFYVEYARQVGFVVRIMQRRRSGIDGRTLARRLGCNKQGFSPNHKGTFGPDKKPRPSAREGCKATILVKMEKTGKWVVTRFVKEHNHPLIATANGFSTTGDKDKKIEELSMELAHQEQLCSAYREKLFTFMNNVEEQTEELSSKIQVIVDNVRKLESETQRFSHRR
- the LOC18612617 gene encoding protein FAR1-RELATED SEQUENCE 12 isoform X1 is translated as MYRSTKLMHVDLDKEVGTVDSSEEKTAEPEGREILEPYVGMEFESEDDARKFYVEYARQVGFVVRIMQRRRSGIDGRTLARRLGCNKQGFSPNHKGTFGPDKKPRPSAREGCKATILVKMEKTGKWVVTRFVKEHNHPLIATANGFSTTGDKDKKIEELSMELAHQEQLCSAYREKLFTFMNNVEEQTEELSSKIQVIVDNVRKLESETQRFSHRR
- the LOC18612618 gene encoding protein FAR1-RELATED SEQUENCE 5, yielding MESSSSQGIDSDESVRCLQVENFDEQELVDHDLSDNIELCMGEVDKIIEESTESLPLLSNAVEPYIGMEFKSRDAAREFYVVYGRRTGFTVRIHHNRRSRINNMVIGQDFVCSKEGFREKKYMYRKDRVLPPPPITREGCPAMLRLALRDGVKWVVTKFVKEHNHSLMSPGKVPWRGSAKNLISEDEKDQRIRELTQELNNEKQKCKRRCAAYQEQLRMILKFVEEHTDQLSKRVQDIVENIRELEDAQLEDSDCSYV